A genomic window from Silene latifolia isolate original U9 population chromosome Y, ASM4854445v1, whole genome shotgun sequence includes:
- the LOC141632066 gene encoding uncharacterized protein LOC141632066 has protein sequence MTLKSRRKFGFCDKTVAKPTDSFMLGQWEVVHCTIVSWLWATIDPSVLESVPFVEDAAVMWGDLAERFAVIDGTSIYSLKSELGECRQKKGMSLTKYYGKLKTLWDALTIHEPPFACECGKCTCDIATKAIKRLDNERLNQFFMGLDCSLYGQLRNQQF, from the coding sequence ATGACGTTGAAGTCTCGTCGAAAATTTGGTTTTTGTGACAAGACCGTTGCAAAACCGACGGATTCCTTCATGCTTGGTCAATGGGAGGTTGTTCACTGTACGATTGTCTCTTGGCTTTGGGCAACTATCGATCCTTCTGTGCTTGAGAGCGTACCTTTTGTCGAAGATGCAGCCGTTATGTGGGGGGATTTGGCCGAACGCTTCGCTGTGATTGACGGTACATCAATTTATTCCTTAAAATCTGAACTCGGCGAGTGTCGACAAAAGAAAGGTATGTCTCTTACTAAATATTACGGTAAATTAAAGACACTTTGGGATGCTCTTACAATCCACGAACCCCCGTTTGCTTGCGAGTGCGGTAAATGCACCTGTGACATTGCTACTAAGGCGATAAAAAGACTAGATAATGAACGCCTTAATCAATTTTTTATGGGCTTAGATTGTAGTTTGTATGGACAACTGCGAAACCAACAATTTTAA